The Archangium primigenium DNA segment TTGTTGAAGTACTTCACGATGAAGCGGCTGTGGCGCGCGTGCGCATGCCGTCCTCGCCCACGCCGGACGCGTAGGAGAGTCCGGAGGTGCTCGGGGCGGCGGGGGGCAGCCCCGCGCTGTCCCCCTCGCCGGAGAAGCGCCGCTCGATGGCGCGCGCCTGGGAGCGGGCCTCGCGCTCCTCGCTGGAGGCGCCTCGGGCCTTCTCCAGGAGTTCCCGGGCCTGCTCCGCCTCGGGCGCGCGCGGGGAAATGCGCTGGAGCACCTCGAGCGCGCCCTGGGCATCCTTGTCCTCCAGCAAGAGCCGCCCGAGCTCCAGCGCGAAGGCGCCCTCCTTGGGAAAGCGCTTGTGGCCCCGGCGCAGGGCCTCCTCGGCGCCGCCGCGCTGCTCGGTGGCGAGCGAGGTCTTCGCCAGACAGCGCAGGCCGGGCACGGTCTCCTCGAAGAGCACGGCGCGCTCGCCCAGCGAATACGCCATGACGGCATCGGTGCCGGACAGGGCGTCACAGCCCTTGCCGAGGGCGAGGGCGACGGCGCGGCGGTCGGGGGCGGAGTAGCCCTGGGGTTTGACGGCGGCCCAGGCGAGGTACAGCTCGTCCCACTGCTCCTGCTCGGCGAGCTTCTGGGCCTGGGCGGCGGAGGGCGGCGGGGCGGCGGACAACAGGGCGGACAGGAGGAGTGCACGCATCGGGGTACCCCCCATTATGGCCGAGCCGCCCCATCGAGGGCGAGCGGCCCGCTCCCCCCTTGACTCCCGCCCGCTCGGGCTATGGGGTCGCGACGGGGTGGCCCGCCTCGTAGTCCTCGACCCGCAGCACGAGCTCCCGGATGTCGGGCACGGAATGTTCCACGGTCAGCTCCACCACCGGCTCCCGGCGCTTTCTCTTCTGGTCCCAGTAGGCGAACGGGTAGCGCGCCAGGGACAGGAAGGTGTCCGGCCCCCGGGGCGCGGGGAACGGCTTGGTCGCCCCACTGTTGATGGGGGAGAGCAGGACACGCGCCTCGTGACGCGCCAGCAGCCGCGCGGTGTCCACCGTCAGCACCGTCTGCCGCTTGTCCCGGTACGCTCGGGCCCCGAGCAGCCGGGTGAGCCGCTCGGCGCTGACCCAGAAGAAGACCCGGGCGTTGAGCAGCCGGTACCAGTCCGTCGGGGACAAACCCCCACCCAGGCTCCGCGCGAGCCCCTGGTCATCCATGGGCTTCTGGTCCCGGACGACCGCCGTCCCGTGCCGGGGGTGCTGGAGCGCGACCGACTCGGGCCGATGCCGCGCCTCCAGGGCCACCCGGCGCTCGCCCTGGACCTCGAAGAGCTCCAGGAGCGCCGAGGTGCTCAACAACCCGTGGCGCTGGATGCTCGGCCAGCTGCCCGCCTCCGCCATGTGGAAGAGCTGGGGGAACCGCTCGGCGAAGGCCTTCGCGTCCATGCCGCTCACCACGCCCTCCGGTCGAGGATGCTCCGAAACCCGAAGCCCGTGGACAGCAGCGACACGGGGGACTGGGCGACCCGCTCGATGCCCTCGATGAGGCGGTGCGCCTCGGGAGTCAGCTGCTCGATGCGTCGGGCGGAGCGGTGGCCCGCGGCGAGGTAGTCCAGGAAGGTCAGCACCACGTCCGTGGGGGCGTTGAGCGCGGCGGCCTTGCGCAGCAGGGCCCAATCGAACTCGGCGACCCGCCGCTGACGGTTCGTCGTCGAGGTCCGCTCCTGGGCGCGCAGCTCGTCCAGCGGCAGGCCCGAGCGCCGGGCGATCTCCTCCCAGGACAGCTCTGCGACCATGGGCCCCGAGGTGCCCGTCCCTTCCTCCGTCCCTCTCTCTGGGTTCTGCACCCGGATGGGGTAGGTGCGGCACACCAGGAGCGTCTTGCGCACCCGCCCGGGCGCGATGCCGGCCTCCGCCAGGCACCCGCTCGCCGTCGTGTCCCGCGAGGTCACGTAGGGGTAGTCCCCATGGTGCAGGCTCAAGCCCGCCCCCTGGGTTCCCTCGACGAGCACCCGGCCTCCCCGCGCGTAGGCGTCCTCCAGCACCTCCCGCGTGGGACGCAGGTAGGGCCGAGCTCCGGGATGTCCCG contains these protein-coding regions:
- a CDS encoding tetratricopeptide repeat protein, with the translated sequence MRALLLSALLSAAPPPSAAQAQKLAEQEQWDELYLAWAAVKPQGYSAPDRRAVALALGKGCDALSGTDAVMAYSLGERAVLFEETVPGLRCLAKTSLATEQRGGAEEALRRGHKRFPKEGAFALELGRLLLEDKDAQGALEVLQRISPRAPEAEQARELLEKARGASSEEREARSQARAIERRFSGEGDSAGLPPAAPSTSGLSYASGVGEDGMRTRATAASS
- a CDS encoding DUF7002 family protein produces the protein MDAKAFAERFPQLFHMAEAGSWPSIQRHGLLSTSALLELFEVQGERRVALEARHRPESVALQHPRHGTAVVRDQKPMDDQGLARSLGGGLSPTDWYRLLNARVFFWVSAERLTRLLGARAYRDKRQTVLTVDTARLLARHEARVLLSPINSGATKPFPAPRGPDTFLSLARYPFAYWDQKRKRREPVVELTVEHSVPDIRELVLRVEDYEAGHPVATP
- a CDS encoding adenylosuccinate synthetase encodes the protein MLVEGTQGAGLSLHHGDYPYVTSRDTTASGCLAEAGIAPGRVRKTLLVCRTYPIRVQNPERGTEEGTGTSGPMVAELSWEEIARRSGLPLDELRAQERTSTTNRQRRVAEFDWALLRKAAALNAPTDVVLTFLDYLAAGHRSARRIEQLTPEAHRLIEGIERVAQSPVSLLSTGFGFRSILDRRAW